The Synchiropus splendidus isolate RoL2022-P1 chromosome 8, RoL_Sspl_1.0, whole genome shotgun sequence genome has a window encoding:
- the aipl1 gene encoding aryl-hydrocarbon-interacting protein-like 1 has protein sequence MSDVQDALLLGKEGVKKTVLHGGSGGIPRFTSGAKVTFHFRTQLCDDERTVIDDSKAVGTPMEIVMGNMFKLDVWETLLSSMRVGEVAEFWCDVIHTGVYPLVAKSMRRISEGKDPLDWHIHTCGLANMFAYHSLGYDDLDELMKEPKPLYFVLELLRVEQPGEYHRESWALSDEERLKVVPVLHGQGNKLYKQQRYQEATHKYKEAIVCIKNVQVKEKAWEAPWLKLEKMANTLTLNYCQCLLRMEEYYEVIEHTTDIVNQHPGAVKAFYLRGKAHVEVWNEAEARQDFSRVLDLDPGMKKAVRRELVVLNMRMEEKNQEDKIKYKGMF, from the exons ATGTCCGACGTGCAGGATGCGCTGCTGCTGGGGAAGGAAGGGGTCAAGAAAACCGTCCTGCACGGAGGCAGCGGAGGAATCCCAAGGTTCACCTCCGGAGCGAAG GTGACGTTTCACTTCCGCACCCAGCTGTGCGACGACGAGCGCACGGTGATCGACGACAGCAAGGCGGTGGGGACGCCCATGGAAATAGTGATGGGCAACATGTTCAAGCTGGACGTGTGGGAGACGCTGCTGTCCTCCATGAGGGTCGGCGAGGTGGCCGAGTTCTGGTGTGACGTCATA CACACAGGAGTGTACCCCCTGGTGGCCAAAAGCATGAGGCGCATCTCTGAAGGCAAAGACCCTCTGGACTGGCACATCCACACCTGTGGCCTGGCCAACATGTTCGCCTACCACAGTCTCGGCTACGACGACCTGGACGAGCTGATGAAGGAGCCCAAGCCTCTCTACTTTGTCCTGGAACTGCTGAGG GTGGAGCAGCCCGGCGAGTACCACAGAGAATCATGGGCTCTGAGTGACGAGGAGCGACTGAAGGTGGTGCCGGTGCTGCACGGTCAGGGGAACAAGCTGTACAAGCAGCAGCGCTACCAAGAGGCCACGCACAAGTACAAGGAGGCCATCGTGTGCATCAAGAACGTGCAAGTGAAG GAGAAAGCTTGGGAGGCCCCGTGGCTCAAGCTGGAGAAAATGGCCAACACTCTCACGCTGAATTACTGCCAGTGTCTGCTGCGCATGGAGGAGTATTACGAGGTCATCGAACACACCACGGATATCGTCAACCAGCACCCAG GCGCAGTGAAAGCCTTCTACCTGCGGGGAAAGGCCCACGTGGAGGTGTGGAATGAAGCCGAGGCCCGGCAGGACTTCAGCAGGGTTCTGGATCTGGACCCTGGCATGAAGAAGGCTGTGAGGAGAGAGCTGGTGGTGCTGAACATGCGCATGGAGGAGAAGAACCAGGAGGACAAGATCAAGTACAAGGGAATGTTCTGA